The nucleotide sequence CTGCCCGGCCGGACCGGTGGCGAACTTGACGAACTCCCAGGCTTGTTCTTTGCGTGCACTGCTGGCCGCAATCGCCAGGCCGGTGGCGCCGATGTTGGAGCACGCAGCGCGCCCGTTGGGACCCAACGGCAACGCGGTGACGTCGAACTCCAACCCGTCGGCGCGGTCGAAGGTCTGGTATCGCCAATGGCCGCCCAGGGCCATCGCCGCCTTGCCCAACGAGAAGAGGTCGGTGGTGGCTATCGACTGCAGCTCCGATGCGGTGGGGGCCACCTGGTGCTTGGCGGACAGGTCCGCGTAGAACTGCACGGCCTCGATGAAAGCGTCGTCGTCAAAATTGAGGTGGGTCGGATTCATCCGCGGAGTCGACCACGGTACGCCATTGTTCAACGCGAACAGCCCGGCCGAAAGCGGCGGCACAAACGTGTCGACAAATCCCCACTGCGTGACCCGGCCCGCGCCGTCGCGCTTGGTGAGCGCGCGGGCCGTGTCCAGAAACTCGGCGAAGCTCCAGGGCTGGTCCCAGCTGGTCGGCGGAGGTGGCACACCGCCGTCCGCGAAGAGCCCTCTGTTGTAGAACAGGAAGTTTCCCGACCACTGCTCGGGAAACGCGTACTGACCCCCGTTGTAGGCGAAGGTGTCATACAGTGCCCCGATGCTGTCCGCGGCCAGCTCGTCGGCGAACTTCTGGTCCCGCGCCAGCATGGTGTTCAGATCCAGGAACACGCCTCGATCGGCCAGTTCGGCGTAACTCAATTCCCACGCCATCAATACATCCGGACACTTGCCGCCGGCACAAAACGTCGATATCTGCTGCAAGGCCCCCGGACCTGACAACAACGTCCGCACCTTGATGTCGGGATGACTGCGCCCGAACGCGTCGACAACCCGGATCCGGGCGTCCGCTTCCTCAGGATTCGCCGCGAAAAAGAACGTCAGGGCGTCATCGTCGGAAGCGCAACCGGCCGCCACCGGTGCCAGGGCCGCTGCGGTGAGTAATCCAGCACCCCGCAGCAGCTCCCGGCGCCGCAGCGGCTTGTCGAACATTTCGCTCCCGATGGTGGCCCCGGCTCCAACGCCGACGGTATCTAGGTCCTTAGTACCCGCGTTGCGCCGGATAGGCCGCGATCAGCTCGGGAAGTAGCGGACTCGGTGGATTTCATTGCCTCGCCAGGGCAACTCGGCGAACATGATGCCCCGCCCGTGATCAGTGACAACTGACACCGTGACGGTGGATCCGGATCCGATCATCTTCGACCAGGTGGCCCGACGAAGCTGCTCGATGAGTTCAGCCAGCTCCAGCACATCGTCGTCACCCAAAGTTATTGTGGCCGTGTCCGATAGGGTCCGCGTTGCGGCCTGGCTGTCGCCACGAACGACGGCGTCGAGGAAGGTCGACACCAGCGCTTGGTGACGCGCACCCGACCGCCGGAATCCGGTCATGAAACCCGCGGTCCCGCGCAACCCCTGATTGCCCAGTAAACCCCGGGAGAGCATGAGTGCGGGCTTGGCTACCTGCGCTCCCCCGCGCAGGAACTGCAGCATCATCGCCGGCAGGTCCCAATACGCCCGCAGCACGGCGATCTTCCATTCGTCGCTGGCCTTTCGCAGGTCGTAGCGAAGAAAGGCGGGGACGAACATCGTGACGCCCGCAGCCATTGCCACCTCGAGTTCGACATCGCGCAGCACCACCGTGCCGCAGACGATGTCGAGGTCCCGGTGGAACTTGATGTCTCGTGGACCGATGAACGTGTCGAAGAACCGGCCGATCTGTTCATGCCCCACGTGTGGCATCGACCCCACTGGGTCTTCGACGCGGCCGTCGCTGGTGAACAGGCTCACCCAGCCGGCGCGATCGTGAGCCGCGGCGGCCCGTGGCGACCGCTCGACGGCGGCCAGGAGATCGTCGCGCTTGGGTAGGGCCATTACCGGCTCCCGACCAACGCGACCCCGGCGGTACGCATCCCGGCCAGCGCCACCTCGGTTGTCTCGGCCGAAATGCCCGCGGTCAGGTCCAGCAGCACCCGGGTAGCGAAGCCGGCCCGAACCGCGCCTTCGGCGGTCTGACGCACGCAGTGGTCGGTGGCAACGCCAACCACGTCGACCGCATCGATACTTCGCTGTCGCAGCCAGTCCTCCAGCGTCGTGCCGTGGTGATCCACGCCCTCGAATCCGCTGTAGGCAGCGCAGTAGGCGCCCTTTCGGAACACCTCCTCAATCGGGGCGACGTCCAGATCCGGACAAAACTGGGCGCCGGTACTGCCGGCACGACAGTGCGGCGGCCACGACGATGAGTAATCCGGGGAATCCGAGAAGTGAGCACCAGGATCGATGTGAAAGTCCTGGGTGGCCACCACCCGGTCATATCCGGGGCCACCAGCCAGATAGTCGTTGATCGCGCGTGCCACGAGGTCAGCGTTGTGCACTGGCAGCGCGCCGCCGGCGCAGAAATCGTTCTGCAGATCGACGATGATCAACGCTCGCACAGCGTCCACCATATCGCCAGCGGGACGTGGTCACCGCGCGGCGGGACAAACCGGCCGTGGGTTTGTTCGCCGGCGCAGCGGGTAATACGAGAGTCATGTTGATCCGCAGAATCGCACGACCCATGCTGTCGGCGGCGTTCATCGGCCAGGGCGTCGAGTCGCTGTTGAACCCCAAGCCGGCGGCGCAGGCCGCCGCACCCGCGGTGGCGGGTTTGCGTACCCTGCCGGAACCGATGGGCAGCAGAGTTCCGGCGGATCCCGAAACCGTCGCCCAGATCAACGCCGCCGTGCAGATCGGCGGTGGTCTGCTCCTGGCGACGGGCCGGTTGCCGCGCCTGGCCTCCGCTGCGCTGGCATTGACCGTGGTACCGGGAAGCCTTGGCGCCCACATGTTTTGGAACGAGCCAGACCCGGACCGCAAAGCCCAGAAGCGACGGGAGTTTCTCACCGACGTAAGCCTGCTCGGCGGACTGATCATCGCGTCCGCCGATACCGCGGGCAGGCCGTCATTGGCCTGGCGGGGCCGGCGGGCCGCAGAGCAGCTGTCCGGCGCGGTGTCTTCGGCTCTACCGGGGTCTGACGACGTGCGGCTGGAGTCCGAGTTGGGCGACAAGATCGTGCATGGCATACAGGCGGGAGCCGAGCGCGGCCGCGAGCTGGCCAGCACCGCAGCGGAGAAGAGCGCCCCCTATGCGGAAGCCGCGCTGGAACGCGGCCGCGAGCTGGCCAGCACCGCAGCGGAGAAAGGCGCCCCGCTGGCCGAGGCGGCACGCAGGCGGGGCGAGCGCCTGGCCCACAGCGCCCGCGTTCGCGGGGCTGAACTTGCCGAGACCGCACGCCACCAAGGCACCCACCTCGCCGACACCGCGCGTGCGCGGGTCGAGGCCCCGGTTAGGGGCCGTCGGCACTAGCCACTGGCCAGGAACGCCTCGACGATCGAATCGACATCGCCGCCCACACCGTCGATGTCCACGGTTACACCTCGCTCGTCGTCACCGAGCGGCTCCAATGTGTCCAGTTGGGAGCGCAGCAGGGTGGCCGGCATGAAGTGATCGGACCTGGCGGCCAAACGGCGGCCGATCAGTTCTGCGGAACCGCTCAGATGCAGAAACGCAACCTGCGGACAGTTCTCCCGCAGCGTGTCGCGGTACCGGCGCGCCAGCGCCGAACAACTGATCACGCCCCCGCCGGGATGGTCGGCCAACCAGCGCCCGACCCGCCGCAACCAGGGGCGGCGATCATCGTCGTCAAGGGGTTTGCCGGCGGCCATCTTCGTGACGTTCGCTTGCGGGTGCAAGGTGTCGGCCTCCATGAACGGCACCCCAAACCGCTGTGACAGCGCCGCCGCTACCGTCGTCTTTCCTGCCCCGCAGACACCCATCACCACGATCGGTGACGGCTTTGGCGACGGGTGAACGCTCACACCTGGTTGCGGTTCCATTCCATCCACCCGACGCCGCTGCGACCATCCGTGGTGACCACAGCGACCCACGCGCGCGGGAAATGGCTCACGCGCCAGTCGGAAGCATTCAGGCGTACCGGCGCGTGGGCACGTACGTCGATATTCGCCGTGATATCACCCGGTTTCAGAATCAACGTCGTGTTCTGCGGTAAGCCGTTGCTGCCGAAGGCTTCCCGAAAGTTCACGGCCTGCAGCTCGGTGAGGTTCCCGCCGGAATCCTGAACATAGCCGACGCTGAAGGCGGGAGTGCCCGGGAGCTGGATGTTCACCCCATGCAGGTGGGTTCCGTCGTCGAGATGCAGCGCACTCCACATCCAGTCCATGCTCCACCAGTCGCGCACGCCCCAGGAATGGTCACGCTGTCCGGGGACCGCATCGACGCGATAGTGCGTCCCGTCGACGGTCACGGTACCCGCTACCGTGCAAGGGATCTCGTAACGCGACGTCAGCCGGTATCGGTAAGGGACTCCGTTGGTTGTCCAGACCAGGTTCATCGTTACCTCGACCGGATCCCCGGGCTCCCCGCGCAGCAACGCTGACGGGTCCTCGTATGCCTGGCCTCGCGCCCGCAGCTGCACCGCATAGGTCTGCAGCGGTGCCGTGGCATGGTGGCGCAGCTCGATATCACCGGTTCGCACCGCCCACGGGTCATCGGGCAGCGCAACCTCGATGTCGGCAACCGCCACGGTCGCCATGTCGGGCCCGCACAGCAACGCGTGTACCCACGCCTTCTGCTGGTTCGCTATTCGGCCGAGACGAAACCAGCCGCCCAACCCCTGTGCGGCATCAACGAAATCGGCGTACCAGCTTTCACTCCAGAGCGGCTCATCGGTGGGCTCGTGCGCCATTTCGTCTTGCTCACCCGGGCACAACGGTTCCGGCGGTGCCGCATCCGGCAGCGTGGCCAGGGCGTCGGTGTCCAGAACGTGTTCGCAGTGGCGGTGCAGCATCGTCATGAACAGCCGATCGCCCCGGTCGGTCCGTTCCACCAGCATCGATGACACGATCGCCATCATCACGCCGAAAAAGCTCTGCCGCCGTACCTCGTCGGCGACTTGCTCGAGCGTGATCGGCGCTTGCGGGCCCAACGCATCGTGATAGGTCCGCAGCAGGTCGTCGTAGTGCGCGCGCCGCTCGTTCGGCTGCAGGGCACAGCCCAGGAAGTAGGCCAGATCTGTCAGAGCCGGGCCCCAAGATACGGTCTGCCAGTCCACCACTGTCAACGGCCGCTCGGCACCGGCGGCGCCGAAAAGCAGGTTGTCCAAACGGTAGTCACCGTGCACCAAGCCCTGGATTGCGCCTCGGGAGGACTCCTGAGCCAGGTAGCCGTCGAACGCCGCCACCAACCGTTCACACACCATGCGACTTCGTGGGTCGATCTGCTCGCCGTAGCGGTCGAGGAACCCCGCGTACAGCCCGTTGACCATGGCTTGGTTCAGCGGCGAATCACGGTTGAGCCATGGCGCTTCGGCCAGTGCCGCGTCACCGAGCAGCGGAGCGTGCAGCCGCCCCAGCTGACTGACCGCGAGCTGCGCCTGTGCGACCGTGGCACCGGCAATCTCGTCGCCGACCAGCGCTGGCCCCGCATCACCGAGCAACAGGTCGAATGCGCCCGTTTGGGCGTCGACGGCGGCGTGATAGCACGGCGCTATCGGCCCACCCAGACGCGGCGCCACTTCGGCGTAGAAGCGAACTTCGCGTTCGTAGAGCCCCAGCGCCTGGCCGGTCTGGCGGCTCATCGGATCGGTGGCCGCGACCTTGAGCACCACCGATGACGGACCGCCGGGCACCGCGTAGGTGAGCTGGACGCGGTAGCACTCGCTCATCTGGCCGGTGCCGATCCGCTCGACGGTGAATTCGGTGACGTCCCCGGCGCCGATCTTTTCGGTCAGCCACGACGCGGTGAGGTCGCCGGGTTCTTCGATGATGCCCGCGTTCTGGTCGCCCTCGTCGTTCATGACGTTCACCGCGCCAGCGAGAAGCCGTCCCACGCCAGCCTGCGATGCTGGTGCGGATCGATCTCGACGCGACTCTTGCGGTCGATCACCATGACCGCACGACGCGTGTGCGTGTAGGCCGGCCAGTCCTCGCCGGGCGTACCGGTCTGGCTGAACGAGCGCCAGCGCCGGATCACCTCGTCGCTGACCCGCAGCGCGTGTCTGCGGTCGGCGGCGGCGGTCAGTAGCGCGCCGAACCTGGTTCGATAGATGTCGAAGACGGCGAACAACTCGGTCGTATGCGTGGCCCCGAACCCGGACCAGCGCAATGTCCGTGGCGCGTAGTCATAGCGATAGAGGTACGTGGGAGCGTGCGCTCCTTGGGCTTCGGCGATCTGCCAGGCCGCGGCGTTGAATGCGAAATCACCGCCCAGCTGGATGCAGGCAGCGGACTCCGGATAGTTCGGGTAGGCCGCGGTGATGCGTTCACGGGTGGCCGGTTCGGTGTCGGCGAGCAACTCGTCGATCATCGCCTTGTTGGTCGGCAGCATTTTGAGGAACCGGGTGAACAGGCGGCCCTCGTCGGCGTTGGTGCCGACGATGAGCGGCACTTTGTGTGATTGCCCGGCGCGCATGGCCTCGACGGGGTCCAGCGGCAGGCAGTCATCACCGAAGGTGGGGCCGATTGGGAAGGCGCCCAAGCGTTTCTGCATGCCCTGATCGATCAGCCGGTGCTGGGTTTGCACCAGTTGGGCCGCGCTCGCCCGCATCAGCGCGCTGGCGGCGTCGTGCTTGCGCGCGCCGAGCAGTTGGGCAAAGCGTGTCGCGAATTCGGCCGCGATTTCCCGGGGACGCACCATACCGGCGGCCGGACTCTCCGAGATCGCCCGGGCGAAAAGACCTTTGGCCGCCGGAACCGCCAGCAGCGTGGCGGTGATATGCGCGCCCGCGCTTTCCCCGAAGATGGTGACGTTGTCCGGATCACCACCGAACTCCGCGATGTTGTCCTGAATCCACTGCAATGCCATCACCAGGTCGCGCAGGTACAGGTTGCCGTCGATGGCGATGTCCGGTGTCGACAGCGAAGACAGATCCAGACACCCGAGCGCGCCCAGCCGATAATTGACCGAAA is from Mycobacterium marinum and encodes:
- a CDS encoding gluconokinase, with product MSVHPSPKPSPIVVMGVCGAGKTTVAAALSQRFGVPFMEADTLHPQANVTKMAAGKPLDDDDRRPWLRRVGRWLADHPGGGVISCSALARRYRDTLRENCPQVAFLHLSGSAELIGRRLAARSDHFMPATLLRSQLDTLEPLGDDERGVTVDIDGVGGDVDSIVEAFLASG
- a CDS encoding ketosteroid isomerase family protein produces the protein MALPKRDDLLAAVERSPRAAAAHDRAGWVSLFTSDGRVEDPVGSMPHVGHEQIGRFFDTFIGPRDIKFHRDLDIVCGTVVLRDVELEVAMAAGVTMFVPAFLRYDLRKASDEWKIAVLRAYWDLPAMMLQFLRGGAQVAKPALMLSRGLLGNQGLRGTAGFMTGFRRSGARHQALVSTFLDAVVRGDSQAATRTLSDTATITLGDDDVLELAELIEQLRRATWSKMIGSGSTVTVSVVTDHGRGIMFAELPWRGNEIHRVRYFPS
- a CDS encoding DUF7065 domain-containing protein — translated: MNDEGDQNAGIIEEPGDLTASWLTEKIGAGDVTEFTVERIGTGQMSECYRVQLTYAVPGGPSSVVLKVAATDPMSRQTGQALGLYEREVRFYAEVAPRLGGPIAPCYHAAVDAQTGAFDLLLGDAGPALVGDEIAGATVAQAQLAVSQLGRLHAPLLGDAALAEAPWLNRDSPLNQAMVNGLYAGFLDRYGEQIDPRSRMVCERLVAAFDGYLAQESSRGAIQGLVHGDYRLDNLLFGAAGAERPLTVVDWQTVSWGPALTDLAYFLGCALQPNERRAHYDDLLRTYHDALGPQAPITLEQVADEVRRQSFFGVMMAIVSSMLVERTDRGDRLFMTMLHRHCEHVLDTDALATLPDAAPPEPLCPGEQDEMAHEPTDEPLWSESWYADFVDAAQGLGGWFRLGRIANQQKAWVHALLCGPDMATVAVADIEVALPDDPWAVRTGDIELRHHATAPLQTYAVQLRARGQAYEDPSALLRGEPGDPVEVTMNLVWTTNGVPYRYRLTSRYEIPCTVAGTVTVDGTHYRVDAVPGQRDHSWGVRDWWSMDWMWSALHLDDGTHLHGVNIQLPGTPAFSVGYVQDSGGNLTELQAVNFREAFGSNGLPQNTTLILKPGDITANIDVRAHAPVRLNASDWRVSHFPRAWVAVVTTDGRSGVGWMEWNRNQV
- a CDS encoding DoxX family protein, with translation MLIRRIARPMLSAAFIGQGVESLLNPKPAAQAAAPAVAGLRTLPEPMGSRVPADPETVAQINAAVQIGGGLLLATGRLPRLASAALALTVVPGSLGAHMFWNEPDPDRKAQKRREFLTDVSLLGGLIIASADTAGRPSLAWRGRRAAEQLSGAVSSALPGSDDVRLESELGDKIVHGIQAGAERGRELASTAAEKSAPYAEAALERGRELASTAAEKGAPLAEAARRRGERLAHSARVRGAELAETARHQGTHLADTARARVEAPVRGRRH
- a CDS encoding ABC transporter substrate-binding protein codes for the protein MFDKPLRRRELLRGAGLLTAAALAPVAAGCASDDDALTFFFAANPEEADARIRVVDAFGRSHPDIKVRTLLSGPGALQQISTFCAGGKCPDVLMAWELSYAELADRGVFLDLNTMLARDQKFADELAADSIGALYDTFAYNGGQYAFPEQWSGNFLFYNRGLFADGGVPPPPTSWDQPWSFAEFLDTARALTKRDGAGRVTQWGFVDTFVPPLSAGLFALNNGVPWSTPRMNPTHLNFDDDAFIEAVQFYADLSAKHQVAPTASELQSIATTDLFSLGKAAMALGGHWRYQTFDRADGLEFDVTALPLGPNGRAACSNIGATGLAIAASSARKEQAWEFVKFATGPAGQALIGETDLFVPVLGSALNSAGFVKAHRRVDNLAVLTAGPGHSQGLPITPAWPKVHALMDRNFGPVLRGSRPATSLIGMSRALDEVLRSP
- a CDS encoding carboxylesterase/lipase family protein, translated to MHERTVRARTATGIVEGFTRDGVHRWRSIPYARAPIGPLRFRAPRPPQPWSGVRHCHGFTHCSPQQRRYTMLGLGKYQPMSEDCLTLNVVAPEAPSHRPLPVMVFIHGGGYILGSSATPIYDGAALARRGCVYVSVNYRLGALGCLDLSSLSTPDIAIDGNLYLRDLVMALQWIQDNIAEFGGDPDNVTIFGESAGAHITATLLAVPAAKGLFARAISESPAAGMVRPREIAAEFATRFAQLLGARKHDAASALMRASAAQLVQTQHRLIDQGMQKRLGAFPIGPTFGDDCLPLDPVEAMRAGQSHKVPLIVGTNADEGRLFTRFLKMLPTNKAMIDELLADTEPATRERITAAYPNYPESAACIQLGGDFAFNAAAWQIAEAQGAHAPTYLYRYDYAPRTLRWSGFGATHTTELFAVFDIYRTRFGALLTAAADRRHALRVSDEVIRRWRSFSQTGTPGEDWPAYTHTRRAVMVIDRKSRVEIDPHQHRRLAWDGFSLAR
- a CDS encoding isochorismatase family protein, whose protein sequence is MRALIIVDLQNDFCAGGALPVHNADLVARAINDYLAGGPGYDRVVATQDFHIDPGAHFSDSPDYSSSWPPHCRAGSTGAQFCPDLDVAPIEEVFRKGAYCAAYSGFEGVDHHGTTLEDWLRQRSIDAVDVVGVATDHCVRQTAEGAVRAGFATRVLLDLTAGISAETTEVALAGMRTAGVALVGSR